AACGGATTCGCTAAGCCCACAGAATCGACTACCCGCACATCAAGTGGCGCATTCATGCTTGTCATACCAAGATTAAGCATGGTCACTGTCATTGGCATTATTGCCAAATCTGTTGCCTCCGGAGTTCGCTGAGCAGGCTCCCACGAATATTTCAATGGATCTATCCCCACTAAAATATTAAGCATTTCACCAGCATTTTGCCCAAGACTTTCTTCCATAACTTCTTGCCAGTCTCCCATGGTAGGAGCAGTCAAAAAGTCTTCTGCAGTCATTGGAGGTGTGTCACGTTTAGATAGCTGTGTCCAAAATTCTCGTTCATCTACAATATTAAGCTCATCAGCAGATAAATCTTGTGGCAGATGATACGGATGCCCACCCAAAACCGTAGTCACTGACCACCATACAGTACCTACAAACACCACTGATGCACCCCAAAAAGGCCATTTAAAACCTTCTTGATCACCACTAACGATTCCAACCACTGACACCGGAAGCAAAAGCGTAAATAATGGCAAAAGCAGCATCCGACCATGCATGAAATCGCCGCCAACCCTAATCACATATAACAAATGTAGGATCGCGCATAACACCATGAAAATGATTGCGATGCTGGGACGTCGTAATGCACAACGATTTTTTATTGCCCCGCGTTTATTGGTAACAGTGCATAGCATAAGCGCACCAACAATAAGAGTAAGTGCTAAAGCCCAGTACAACGAATAAGGTGAAGTAAAATCTTCAACATATTTCCAACCGCTAGACCACTGTGATCCAGCAGCTGTTTTAGCAACTGCTGTATGCGGCACTAATAAACCGTAATAGCCCATCCGGAAAATTTCATAACCAAGTGGTAGCGGAAGCGCAACTATAAGAACAGTTATCATAGCTCGCCAACTCACAGCAGTAAGTAGCAAAATAATTCCTACTAAACCACCATAAAGTGCAAGTTCTGGGCGTACTAACCAAGAAAGGCCAGACCAAAACGCCAACAAATAAAGCGGCCAATCAATGGGAAGCTGACGATGTCTTCTATTTGCTTGGGGTTTCCCATACGCCCATCGAATAAGCAATAACCATTGGATAGCGATCCACAGCATCGCTAATCCCCATTCCAAACCAGAAGTCATGAAATCTCTAGCCGGTGGCAAGGCAATATAAACCAAACCGCCTAAAGGAACCAAAAAAACAGTTTTCTCACGATAAAGCAACGCAGTCGCCCATGCCGCGATAAATAAAGCTGCAGTGGAAAAAATAATTGCCAACCAAAATGCAATATATTCTAATTTTGCATCGCTAAATAATGCCACCACATAAATGAGATACTGCCACAACGTCGATGTATTCGCTTCAACACGTTCACCTGCATTAAATACTGGCCCATTACCAGCTAAAAGATTTCTTACAGTTCGTAAAACGATGAGCCCATCATCACTCATCCATTGTCGCTGCCATGCTCCATAAAAACCAAGGATCGCCACTATAACCGCAGAGAAAAAGGCGGTTCCGGCGGTCATACGTGGGCGATACTCCATGTCTTTGCATGCTATCACCGCTAGTGCCCACAGGTTAAAAGTCACACCAGCAACAATGGATTAATTAATGAAAAATCATCGGCACAACGATTACCCTCTCAATAAAAACATTTACCCCCATAATTTCACCCCTACAAATAATTTTTATGCTTTCTTGTCACTATTTACCCCTTTTTTCCGTCTAACTCTAGTGAAGCCAACTTTTACTTCACGAATTATCAGCTCCCTTAGACAAGGAAAAACCATGAGTACACTCATCACACAACAGACTTGCTTCGCTCACTGTGACCCTTCTGAACCAGATATTTATGAACGACAAGTAAAACGTAATAAATCTGACCTAGATTTTTGGATCTGGATTGTTCATCAAACCAATTCATTATCTACAAACAAACAGGTTTGTCTTCTCATTGAACAATCTGGCGCAACTCCTACGCAATGCCGCAAAGCAATACGTACCGTTGCATTTCTTGACCAAGTGCCTAATTTTAAAGAGTATGCTCTCAAATCAGGTTTTTTCGACTTTGCTCGTTTGAGCAGCATGGAAGAAGCCACTCGTCACCTTTCACCCGAACAAATCACTGCTCTTGATGAAGTGTTGATCGAAAAATATACCCCAAAAACGCAGCGCGAAATTCTTCCTAATTACCGCCATATCCGAGAAAATATACGAAAAGAAACATCTGCACCAGCACAACCACTGACTAAGCCACAAAATCCAGAACCGGAAAAAGTATCTTTTACTCCTTCGCCGGGAGTGCATATCATTCCACTACATATTGGACAAGCAGCTATTGTGTTTGTTGGATCACGTGCAACTGTATCTACTATGTATTCTGCAGCAAAACAATACCGAGCCGATTACAACGATACAGAAGCTTTCTTTCGAATCTTTAATAAAGGCCTAGCCATAATCCAACAAGAAGCTGAAATGAAAGAAAGAATCAAAAAGATCTATACCCAAGTCACGCAGCCTAAAAATAATTCATCGAAGTTATCTCATCGACGAACAAAAAATCATTCTCGACGAGCCAAAAGGAAATAAAAAAAGCGTCCGTATTAACAAAACGGACGCTAAAACCTCTCACACAATGAGACTAGAAGCTAATTGATATAGGCCGCCATAACAACACACGCAATCCATGCCAATGCAAGAATTTGCAATGTACGATCCGATAGTGCCAGTTCGTCTGGAGCTCCACCATTACCTCGATCAATATCTGCAGCAAAGCGAAGTATCGCCACGGTGAAAGGAATAATCGATATTTGATACCACATAGCAGCTGCACCCATCATGCCACCAGCCATTTCAAAGCCCCATAAGGAGTAAACAATAACAACAGCAGTAGCAGAAAGTGTCCATACAAAACGCAAATAGGTAGCGGTATAGCCCTCAAGAGATTTTCTAATCTTTGCACCCGATTCTGTAGCCAATAGGATCTCGGCATATCGTTTTCCAGAAGCCATAAAAAGCGAACCAAATGCAGCTGTCATTAAGAACCACTGTGACAACTCAATTCCAGCTGCAACACCACCAGCCATGGTACGCAGCATAAAACCAGAACTCACAAGAGCAATATCAATAACTGGTTGATGCTTCCAACCAAAGCAATATCCTAATTGCAACACAATGTAAACAACCATGACAATTGCAAGTCCATGACCAGCTGTTGCAATGTAGCTCAACGCCACGGATGCAACAATGAGAACTACTGCCATAACGTACGCAATTTTCGCTGGCAAGATTCCCGATGCAATCGGACGGTACCGCTTTGTTGGGTGAAGTCGATCCGCCTCAACATCTTGTGCATCATTGATGAGATAAATCGCAGATGCTGCCAAACAGAAAACCACGAATGCCACAAAAATATCGAATAACGTCCGTGGGTCAAAGAGCACATCAGCACCAGCCGCCAATGGAGCTGCCAGTACTAAAACATTTTTGACCCATTGCTTTGGCCGTAATGCTTTGATCATCGCATCAGCAATATTTGCTGGTGGATGATGCTTCTTCGTATCTTCGATGCCTTGAGTATGCGGCTCCGATCCAATGAAACCTTTCGGAGATTCGCTCACACGTTTTCCTTTCCAATACGAGCCACGGCCTCAGTTGTAACCGTGCCTACCAATGCACCGACAAGTACATCCGTGGGGTAGTGCACTCCGAGAATCATACGCGAGATCATCATGACAGGTATGCCCACTAGTGGTAAGGGACTACGAGTAAGCTTTGCCAAATATACAAGGCTTGCTGCAGTAGACGTCGAATGTGAACTAGGAAAACTCAATTTACTCGGAGTAGCTACCCCTACATGAATTCGTGAATCCGATGGTCGATTCCGACGAACAATGCGTTTAATTACTACACTGGCCGCATGGCTAATTAATGCAGCTATCCCCAATCGCAGCCAGGATACGCGTCTTTTTTTATCCAGCAGAATTCCTAATGTGCTCATCCCAAACCATCCCAGCGCATGTTCACCAAAATGACTTAGGCCACGAGCTATAGCAAAAATGTTTTTATTAGTTCCAATGAATTTTTGAATCTGGACCAAAGCATCCGCTTCCCGTGCATCTGTAGGGAAATTAGGCATTGTAAATCTTGCTCCATTCTTCACGGCTGACCAATTTAGGTTGTGCCGCACGATAAGCAGAACGCAAATCGTCAAAACGCTCTTTCACTTGTTTTTGAAGCTCACGCGACTCACTAAATAAGGCCTTTGCTTTTTCCACATCGCGTTTACGATAAACAACACCTCGGCCATCGGCGGTAGTAACAGTTGCGCCATCGAGGCGAGAAAGACTAAACCATCGTGCTTCAATGGGCGCTAAATTAGCCTGTGGTGTCTCATGGTGCTTCTTATCTTCCTTAGCTAAGGAATGTTTTAAACCTTTTGCCAACCACATAGCTTTTTTAATCGGTGCTAAACGCCCACCGATATCACGAATCGGAACGCCTGGTATACCAGTAGGTTTTGGTAGCCCACTTGCCGAAGGAAGAACCACCGCATCTGGATAGTTCTTTCGAATTTCAGCTATTCGTGGTAACGAACTTTCTAGGATCTCAAAAAGATGATCCGGGCCAGCAAGGAAATCTTTCATTGCCTCATTTTGAATTGCCACAGTGGAATATTCTAAACATAACAAGTGCTTAAACGTAGCTTTTTGCATGCTCCGGATGATTCCATCAACTGAACCATCATGATGAATAGCGGCCACAATCAATCGATTTCGCAAATGGAAATATGCCTGCCAGTCAATGGCATCATCTTTGTCAGACCATGCCATATGCCAAATTGCGATACCCGGCCAGGTCGCGGTTGGGAATCCATTCTCTCCGGCACGCAAACCATATTCAGCATCATCCCACTTAATGAATAACGGCAACGGCTGTCCGATAGTCTCTGCAACAACACGCGGAATCATACACATCCACCAACCGTTGAAATCGACATCAATTCGTCGATGTAGATCCACTGAATCTGTGATAGCTCCTGGAGCAACAATCGCCCCAGGAATGCCTCTTTTACCTAGTGGCAAGGCAGCAAAATCATGGTCATAGTGCACATGTGGTGCTGATGTCCACATAAAATCATGACGGCCAACAACCTCCCCCATGGAGTGCAAATGACTGCGCTCTTGGAGATTTAACATCTGTCCACCCACTAGAATTGGGGTTTTAGCAAAGCGAGCTACTTGTAGCGCACGCAAAATTGAATCAGGCTCGATGACAATATCATCATCCATGTACAAAATATATGGACTCTTTTTAGCACCAGCTTTTCCGGTGCCATCAACTCCACCTAGAGCCTCAAACATAATTCGTGAATAGCCTCCGGAACCGCCAAGATTTCCTTGGCGGAATTCAAAGAACCGATCCCCAAAATGCTTAACAGCAGCATCATAGCCTTGTTCATCTGCCGGATGTTTTGTACCTTGATCTGGCAATATCACAGTATCAATAACTGCGTCTACTTCTGGGTCAAGTGCTAATGCTTCTAAGGCTGCTACAGCATCTGTGGGACGGTTAAAAGTGGGAATACCCACGGTTACCCGCGGTTCAAAAGGACCAATCTCACTACCATCTGGAAGAATTTGAGGTCCAGCAGCAACAGGTGAATACCAACCTGCTTCAGTAATGATTGAATCGGTTTCGGCTGTAACGTCAAACCACAGCCAGCCGCCATCTTCAAAGGGTTGAAGCGATAACTCAAATTCAACTACCGTATCTGATACAACTTCACCTTCAACCGCAATGCGTGCGCCATCAATTTTTGATCTATACACATCAATACGTGCTGTACCTTGAACAGCAACTTTAAGAATAACAGAATCAAGCTGTGACCAACGACGCCAGTAGCTCGCAGGAAAAGCATTAAAGTAGGTTAAAAAGCTCAGCTCATTACCGGCGTTAATAGCAATACTTGTGCGGTTATCCCAGCTTGCGCGAGAGCTATTGTGCTCCGATTCGATCAGATACAGCATCCTAACGTCGTAGGGTTCACCGGCTTTGGGCAGTAACAATCGCTGTAACCGCTCGACTGATTTGCTCTGTTGAGCGCTCATTCACGCACGCCTTTCTACTCATTTTTGCCCTATGGTTTTAAGGCAGACATCGTCTCTTAGCGTAGCGCGAATTCTTAATCTGCTTCATAAGCGACGCACATGCCACCATGAACACCTATGAAAATAGCGCACCATAAACATTCTGATGCGCCTAATTTCTTACTATTTAATTCATAAATAGCTTTTTATTGCTGTTCAACATTAATCATGTCAAGAGCAGACTCTGCAAGCATAATTTGTTCAGATCCGCCTGCAACAGTAACCGCGGCCATACCAGAGAAAGGGGCTGCTTGAACTTGAACTACCGTCCCAGGAGTTATGCCAGATTTTGCAAGATAACGTAGTAATTCAGGGTCAGAATCACTAATTCTGACTATCTTTACGTTTTCACCTTTAGCTGCTTGTCCTAAGTGATAAACAGAAATCGCTTCTACTTTACCTTCTGCGGTAGGAATCGGGTCTCCATGCGGGTCAGCAACAGGGAAACCCATTAATTTTTCAATGCGTTCAAGAAACATATCAGAAACTGCATGTTCTAACTGTTCAGCTTCCGCATGTACTTCATCCCAGCTATAGTGCAGATTTTCACTCAGGAACGTTTCAAGCAATCGGTGCCGTCGTATCATCTGTACAGCAAGCTGAGAGCCTTTTTTAGTTAATGAGACCCCAGAGTATGGTACATGCTCAACAAAACCCTGCAGACTGAGCTTTTTAATTGCTTCGCTTGCGGTGGATTTCTTTTCCCCCATTTTCTCCGCAATATCCATAAGCCCAACGAGTTCAGCACCTCGTTCTTGCATATCCCAAATCACCTTAAGATAATCTTGGGTTTTCTCTGGAAGCTCATTGACGTGCATAAGCTAAAAGCTTACTTGATATAAAGACAATACCGGCCACAATACCAATACAACCGCCGACCGAAAGATCAAGGTACACAGCTGTTGCTAGCCCAGATAAGGCGATGAATACACCTACAACAGCAGCCACCCACATGAGCGTGTAAGGTCGATTGACATGCTCTTTTGCACTAGCGGCTGGCGCTACTAATAAAGCAATAGCGACAATATTTCCTACGGCAGGCAACAAAACCACAACCGTTAGAACCATCAAAATCATCAGGATAAGTGTTCGAGTTCGCGCACTTGATTCTAAGGAAGCACCTACCGGATCAAATGCTCCATAAATTAGTTGCCGACCATAAAAAATACACGTAATAAGCGAAATAATAAGTACTATGCCAGCGCTTATAACATCGAGACGATTAACTGAAAGAACCGAACCAATTAAAAAGCTTTCGACTTTAATGGGAAGTGGAGCAAACCATTTTGCTAAAAAGAATCCCAGTGCGAAAGCAAACGTCAATGTTAATCCGGCATTTGATTGCGAAGTCCCGCCCCAAGAATTAGCGATAGTAGCAACCAGGATGCTACATAAAAAGGCACCAACAAAAAGAAGTATTGACAGGTTCCATCCCAAACTTGCCCCAACAACAACACCAATTACTGCACCAGGGAAAGTTGCGTGGGTTATTGCCTCTGTCATAAAAACTTTTTCGCTCAGTACTACAAAACTACCGACGATCCCAGCAAGTAATCCTAAAAGAACTAGCTCGATAGTAGGCACGATAAGAATCTCGGTCATGTAAGAGCTTTCCTTCCGGCGAGCAATACGAGATAAACCGTTACCATGCTCATAGCCACAACAGCCTGGGGCGATACTGGCCCTAATGGAACTAAAGTAAGCCCGATATATCCACCAAGTAGTCCGGTGCCAATAGCGATGGGTACCATCCGGGAAATTCTTGGAGCGACCAAACGTGCCGCTGCGCCAGGAATGACAATATATCCAATAACAAGCAGTACGCCTACAGCCGTAGAAGACGCAACCACTACCGCTGCAATAGCTGCATTAATAATGATGTCATTACGTAACAGCTTCACACCAGCAGTATGTGCGCCTACTCGATCGAATGCTACAAATACTTGATCTTTCCAGGTAAATAGCATAAGTATCGCTGATACTGCACACACAATAAGTGCCTGGTTTAGCCTCAGGTCGGTAACTTCTAATAACCGACCAAACATTAATGCTTCCAATTGGCCAGATTGGTCACCTTTTTTAAGACTCAGCACCGCGCCAAGAGAAAAACAAGTGGTTAACACAATAGCCACCGATGATTCAGTTTGGCGTTTACGGGTAACTAGGCTTAATACGATTGCCAAAATAATGGCGAAGGCACTGGCAACTGGAATAATCATGTCAGTGCCGCCAAAAACAGCACCAGCAACAATACCGGGGAAAATTGAGTGCACAATCGCTTCTGCATTAAATTCCAGACCACGCAGATTTACAATCACTCCGACAATTCCGCACACAACTGCTAATACAGTGAGCAAAATCAGCGGTCGGAATATAAATGGACTCACCCCTACTAGTTGGGCAAGTTCACTCCACGACATCGCTTACCTTTCCAAAACGAGGTTCCGCTCCTACTACCAGAGCCTTTTCACATGCCTGTGTGGCTAAGGAAAGATCATGAGTACTACTAATAATGGCAGTTTTATTAGCCTTAAGATCTGCGAAAAGGCGCAGTAGCATCTCACGGTTAGCAGCATCGAGGCCATTAAAAGGCTCATCAAAAACCACTAGTTCTGGATTAGTAACAATTGCTCGCGCTACTAGAACTCTTTGCTGTTGTCCGCCAGAAAGATTTCCAAATCGGACATTTTTCCGTTCTGCTAAACCAACGCGCTCAAGCGCAGAATTAACTGCTGCTTTATCGCGTCGTTTCAAAGCCATGCCAACAACATCACCAGCGGTTACTGGGAAAGTTCTATCTAATTCCGCTACTTGCGGTACATAGGCAAGGCGGCTTGCTGTCAGCGTCATCTCGCCTTGAAAACGACGAGCTAGACCCAAAATTCCCATGAGGAAGGTAGTTTTACCACTACCGTTAGGACCTAAAACAGCAACAGCTTCACCGCCATTTACTGACATTGTAATGTCAGAAACTACCGGCGCATCATAACCATATGATGCTTTTTCTACACTTAAAATCATTACAAAGAAGCAGGTAGTGGGGCAAGGGTTCCACCCCATGCATCAACTACGGTTTCGATATTGTGGATAATTGAGCCTACGTAAGTTTCACCTTCGCTACCAGCAGGACCTAGTGAATCGCCGTATAGTGCGTCTTCACCAACAATAGCTTTCACGCCCGCAGCCTTAGCGATTGCTTCAATAGACTTTGAATTATTAGAATTTTCTGCGAACAAAGCAGTTGCACCCGATGCGCGTACGGTTTCCGCAGCTTCAGCAATATGCGACGCAGTTGCATCCTGCTGCTCATTAAAATCGCTCAAGGCAGCGCCAACGAAATTAACCCCATAAGCAGCAGAGAAATAACCAAAAGCATCGTGGCTAGTAAACAGCACTGGGTCTTTTACGCTAGCAATCGACTCTGCAGCCCAATCGTCTAACTCTTGTAGCTGCTTCTGGTACAAATCAACTGCAGCGTCAATGTCCTTCTTCGTTTCTTCATTATCGGTAGCATTCTTTAGCGCATTGCCAATATTACCGACCTGAATCTTGGCGTTACGAGGAGTCGTCCATACATGCGGATCATAGGTAAACTCCGCAACTTCGCCTGGCTCAGGAGCAAAAGGCCATTTTTCTACTGCAACCTTAGCAATTCCACGATCAATGGTGTACGGAAGATCACCATCGTTAACAGTGCCTTCGACTTCTTCTCCAGTTAATACACCAGTTGTTACAACCATGGTTCCTTTAAAACCGGAAGATTCAACTGCATCATCAAGGAAGTGTTCTAGATCAACGCCATTAACCAGCATAAGATCAGCTTTAGAAAGTTTTGTAAGCTGCTCATGAGTCATTTCATGATCATGCGCCGATGCATTAGGGGCAAGCAAACAAGTGAGATCAACGTCGTCAAGGTTTAGTTGCTTGACGTAATCACAGATTTGGGTTGTACTTGCCACCACATTGATTTGATCATCAGCCTGGGCATTAGGTGTGCTACAGGCGCTCAATGCAAGACAAGAAACCGCGAGAATAGCTAGTTTCTTCACTCTTTTCTCCTTAACGAGAGTCCACTCAGATTCAACCTAAAGCTACACTTACTTCACTTTGATCGCAATAAAAAGTTCGCCTTTATGAACTTTCCTATGCAGATAATCCCTATTTAAGAGAAAATACTCCCCTATTTTAGGAGTAACTACTTATCTGTTGCTGTCAGAAACCAAGAATCGATGGCACA
This DNA window, taken from Corynebacterium kutscheri, encodes the following:
- the zomB gene encoding flagellar motor control protein ZomB is translated as MEYRPRMTAGTAFFSAVIVAILGFYGAWQRQWMSDDGLIVLRTVRNLLAGNGPVFNAGERVEANTSTLWQYLIYVVALFSDAKLEYIAFWLAIIFSTAALFIAAWATALLYREKTVFLVPLGGLVYIALPPARDFMTSGLEWGLAMLWIAIQWLLLIRWAYGKPQANRRHRQLPIDWPLYLLAFWSGLSWLVRPELALYGGLVGIILLLTAVSWRAMITVLIVALPLPLGYEIFRMGYYGLLVPHTAVAKTAAGSQWSSGWKYVEDFTSPYSLYWALALTLIVGALMLCTVTNKRGAIKNRCALRRPSIAIIFMVLCAILHLLYVIRVGGDFMHGRMLLLPLFTLLLPVSVVGIVSGDQEGFKWPFWGASVVFVGTVWWSVTTVLGGHPYHLPQDLSADELNIVDEREFWTQLSKRDTPPMTAEDFLTAPTMGDWQEVMEESLGQNAGEMLNILVGIDPLKYSWEPAQRTPEATDLAIMPMTVTMLNLGMTSMNAPLDVRVVDSVGLANPLAARQPRIEDGRIGHDKLLPMEWQVADSAVDLNTIPIWIDRRDAQVARWVLYTDEFRSLFEVYRSPMLPGRFWNNMKYALGDGRTLEFSDDPWDYYDLLPVDPVKPIYWRPDIQTDLPR
- a CDS encoding glycosyltransferase, encoding MSAQQSKSVERLQRLLLPKAGEPYDVRMLYLIESEHNSSRASWDNRTSIAINAGNELSFLTYFNAFPASYWRRWSQLDSVILKVAVQGTARIDVYRSKIDGARIAVEGEVVSDTVVEFELSLQPFEDGGWLWFDVTAETDSIITEAGWYSPVAAGPQILPDGSEIGPFEPRVTVGIPTFNRPTDAVAALEALALDPEVDAVIDTVILPDQGTKHPADEQGYDAAVKHFGDRFFEFRQGNLGGSGGYSRIMFEALGGVDGTGKAGAKKSPYILYMDDDIVIEPDSILRALQVARFAKTPILVGGQMLNLQERSHLHSMGEVVGRHDFMWTSAPHVHYDHDFAALPLGKRGIPGAIVAPGAITDSVDLHRRIDVDFNGWWMCMIPRVVAETIGQPLPLFIKWDDAEYGLRAGENGFPTATWPGIAIWHMAWSDKDDAIDWQAYFHLRNRLIVAAIHHDGSVDGIIRSMQKATFKHLLCLEYSTVAIQNEAMKDFLAGPDHLFEILESSLPRIAEIRKNYPDAVVLPSASGLPKPTGIPGVPIRDIGGRLAPIKKAMWLAKGLKHSLAKEDKKHHETPQANLAPIEARWFSLSRLDGATVTTADGRGVVYRKRDVEKAKALFSESRELQKQVKERFDDLRSAYRAAQPKLVSREEWSKIYNA
- a CDS encoding metal ABC transporter permease, encoding MTEILIVPTIELVLLGLLAGIVGSFVVLSEKVFMTEAITHATFPGAVIGVVVGASLGWNLSILLFVGAFLCSILVATIANSWGGTSQSNAGLTLTFAFALGFFLAKWFAPLPIKVESFLIGSVLSVNRLDVISAGIVLIISLITCIFYGRQLIYGAFDPVGASLESSARTRTLILMILMVLTVVVLLPAVGNIVAIALLVAPAASAKEHVNRPYTLMWVAAVVGVFIALSGLATAVYLDLSVGGCIGIVAGIVFISSKLLAYARQ
- a CDS encoding metal ABC transporter substrate-binding protein codes for the protein MKKLAILAVSCLALSACSTPNAQADDQINVVASTTQICDYVKQLNLDDVDLTCLLAPNASAHDHEMTHEQLTKLSKADLMLVNGVDLEHFLDDAVESSGFKGTMVVTTGVLTGEEVEGTVNDGDLPYTIDRGIAKVAVEKWPFAPEPGEVAEFTYDPHVWTTPRNAKIQVGNIGNALKNATDNEETKKDIDAAVDLYQKQLQELDDWAAESIASVKDPVLFTSHDAFGYFSAAYGVNFVGAALSDFNEQQDATASHIAEAAETVRASGATALFAENSNNSKSIEAIAKAAGVKAIVGEDALYGDSLGPAGSEGETYVGSIIHNIETVVDAWGGTLAPLPASL
- a CDS encoding phosphatase PAP2 family protein, with amino-acid sequence MPNFPTDAREADALVQIQKFIGTNKNIFAIARGLSHFGEHALGWFGMSTLGILLDKKRRVSWLRLGIAALISHAASVVIKRIVRRNRPSDSRIHVGVATPSKLSFPSSHSTSTAASLVYLAKLTRSPLPLVGIPVMMISRMILGVHYPTDVLVGALVGTVTTEAVARIGKENV
- a CDS encoding metal ABC transporter permease, whose amino-acid sequence is MSWSELAQLVGVSPFIFRPLILLTVLAVVCGIVGVIVNLRGLEFNAEAIVHSIFPGIVAGAVFGGTDMIIPVASAFAIILAIVLSLVTRKRQTESSVAIVLTTCFSLGAVLSLKKGDQSGQLEALMFGRLLEVTDLRLNQALIVCAVSAILMLFTWKDQVFVAFDRVGAHTAGVKLLRNDIIINAAIAAVVVASSTAVGVLLVIGYIVIPGAAARLVAPRISRMVPIAIGTGLLGGYIGLTLVPLGPVSPQAVVAMSMVTVYLVLLAGRKALT
- a CDS encoding metal ABC transporter ATP-binding protein, yielding MILSVEKASYGYDAPVVSDITMSVNGGEAVAVLGPNGSGKTTFLMGILGLARRFQGEMTLTASRLAYVPQVAELDRTFPVTAGDVVGMALKRRDKAAVNSALERVGLAERKNVRFGNLSGGQQQRVLVARAIVTNPELVVFDEPFNGLDAANREMLLRLFADLKANKTAIISSTHDLSLATQACEKALVVGAEPRFGKVSDVVE
- a CDS encoding decaprenyl-phosphate phosphoribosyltransferase, with the translated sequence MSESPKGFIGSEPHTQGIEDTKKHHPPANIADAMIKALRPKQWVKNVLVLAAPLAAGADVLFDPRTLFDIFVAFVVFCLAASAIYLINDAQDVEADRLHPTKRYRPIASGILPAKIAYVMAVVLIVASVALSYIATAGHGLAIVMVVYIVLQLGYCFGWKHQPVIDIALVSSGFMLRTMAGGVAAGIELSQWFLMTAAFGSLFMASGKRYAEILLATESGAKIRKSLEGYTATYLRFVWTLSATAVVIVYSLWGFEMAGGMMGAAAMWYQISIIPFTVAILRFAADIDRGNGGAPDELALSDRTLQILALAWIACVVMAAYIN
- a CDS encoding metal-dependent transcriptional regulator, whose protein sequence is MHVNELPEKTQDYLKVIWDMQERGAELVGLMDIAEKMGEKKSTASEAIKKLSLQGFVEHVPYSGVSLTKKGSQLAVQMIRRHRLLETFLSENLHYSWDEVHAEAEQLEHAVSDMFLERIEKLMGFPVADPHGDPIPTAEGKVEAISVYHLGQAAKGENVKIVRISDSDPELLRYLAKSGITPGTVVQVQAAPFSGMAAVTVAGGSEQIMLAESALDMINVEQQ